A genomic window from Elaeis guineensis isolate ETL-2024a chromosome 3, EG11, whole genome shotgun sequence includes:
- the LOC140856274 gene encoding uncharacterized protein, which produces MTHTHQDGTFVRDESRDLYERATSLIAERDDESAASTQQSRIEAEVFTELMGPERYGRVRGYGVGVTPTQLSEVSRYTQHAAADAQDSRVRRLEAEIQEIRQSRAAEMEEMRQSRTEMQAMRGQIDRLTSLLEMYGSSQTEKLAICLATQDPGVTALTICFDRAARCITILRSFSDLWAATGDQSLETEQGEDKYIHRLGPVTLADEVSTA; this is translated from the exons atgactcatactcatcaggatggtacttttgttcgagatgagtcgagagatttatat gagagggctacatctctcattgcggagcgtgacgacgagtccgcagcatctacgcagcagagccgtatcgaggccgaggtgttcacagagttgatgggaccagagcgctacggccgagtgaggggttatggagtaggagtcacccctactcagttatctgaggttagtagatatacgcagcatgctgcagcagatgctcaggattcacgtgttcgcagactcgaggcggagatacaggagattagacagagtcgtgccgctgagatggaggagatgcgacagagccgtaccgagatgcaggccatgaggggacagattgatcgccttacatctttattagagatgtatggttcatctcag ACTGAGAAGCTGGCCATTTGTTTAGCAACCCAGGACCCGGGTGTTACAGCACTTACCATTTGCTTCGACAGGGCGGCAAGGTGCATCACCATATTGCGTTCCTTTTCTGACCTTTGGGCAGCAACAGGAGATCAAAGTCTAGAGACTGAGCAAGGTGAAGACAAATATATCCATCGACTGGGCCCCGTGACGTTGGCAGATGAAGTTTCTACCGCTTGA